A stretch of the Planktothricoides raciborskii GIHE-MW2 genome encodes the following:
- a CDS encoding PPC domain-containing DNA-binding protein: protein MKVFALRLKPNEDLKKSLTDFVNKTHLKSGFILTAVGSFQQVTIRFAGHPYGQAFKSLFEIISLVGTLSPNGLHLHLAVADASGKIIGGHLMNGCIIYTTAEIIIGSSEDLKFIRSFDQETGYNELEVIDRNGL from the coding sequence ATGAAAGTGTTTGCTTTGCGGTTAAAACCGAATGAAGATTTAAAAAAAAGTTTAACCGATTTTGTGAACAAAACTCATCTGAAATCCGGTTTTATTTTGACAGCAGTGGGAAGTTTTCAGCAGGTGACAATTCGGTTTGCCGGTCATCCTTATGGTCAAGCTTTTAAAAGTCTATTTGAGATTATATCTTTGGTGGGAACTTTGTCACCCAATGGGCTGCATCTTCATCTAGCTGTTGCTGATGCCAGTGGGAAAATTATTGGCGGTCATCTGATGAATGGTTGCATTATTTACACCACTGCTGAAATTATCATTGGCAGCAGTGAAGACTTGAAATTTATCAGAAGTTTCGATCAAGAAACAGGCTACAATGAATTAGAAGTAATTGATAGAAATGGCTTGTAA
- the secF gene encoding protein translocase subunit SecF, translating into MKLNVIKRRTLWWFISGTAIIIGLLSMLISWQQIGAPLRPSLDFVGGTRLQLELDCRQPGSCDRPIELGTVRQVMDAQGLANSSIQILGEQKRAISIRTSDLNVDQRTELEAALSQALGKFDPQKTQIDTVGPTIGKQLFASGILALLLSLFGIIVYLSIRFQFDYAFFAIVALIHDVLVTVGGFSLLGLVAGVEVDSLFIVALLTIIGFSVNDTVVIYDRIREILKEKPQQDINKSVNDAVNQTLTRSINTSLTTTLPLLAIFWFGGETLKYFALALIIGFIAGAYSSIFVASTMLAWWRETRSRSGADARSRSGADARSHQPMTASAEGLSTSDSSLDSNESDF; encoded by the coding sequence ATGAAATTAAATGTGATTAAACGGCGAACCTTGTGGTGGTTCATTTCCGGAACCGCCATCATTATTGGTTTGCTTTCAATGCTGATTTCGTGGCAACAAATTGGGGCCCCTTTGCGCCCTAGTTTGGATTTTGTCGGTGGGACGCGGTTGCAGCTAGAACTCGACTGTCGTCAACCGGGTTCTTGCGATCGCCCCATTGAACTCGGCACAGTGCGACAAGTCATGGATGCTCAAGGATTAGCCAATAGCAGCATTCAAATTCTCGGCGAACAAAAACGCGCCATATCGATTAGAACATCTGATTTGAATGTGGATCAACGCACCGAGTTAGAAGCGGCCTTAAGCCAAGCTTTGGGAAAATTTGATCCCCAGAAAACTCAGATTGATACCGTTGGCCCGACCATTGGAAAACAACTGTTTGCCTCTGGAATTTTGGCCCTCCTATTGTCCTTGTTTGGGATTATTGTCTATCTAAGTATTCGCTTTCAGTTCGATTATGCCTTTTTTGCGATCGTTGCTCTGATCCATGATGTTTTGGTCACGGTCGGGGGGTTCTCGCTTTTGGGCTTAGTCGCTGGTGTCGAAGTCGATAGTCTATTTATTGTGGCGCTGTTGACGATTATCGGTTTTTCGGTGAATGATACGGTGGTGATTTACGATCGCATCCGGGAAATTTTAAAAGAAAAACCGCAGCAAGATATCAATAAAAGTGTCAACGATGCGGTGAATCAAACTTTGACGCGATCGATTAACACTAGCTTAACCACAACTTTGCCATTGTTGGCGATTTTCTGGTTTGGGGGTGAAACCCTGAAATATTTTGCCCTGGCACTGATTATTGGGTTTATTGCTGGTGCTTATTCTAGTATTTTTGTTGCCAGTACCATGCTGGCTTGGTGGCGCGAGACGCGTTCGCGAAGCGGCGCGGATGCGCGTTCGCGAAGCGGCGCGGATGCGCGTTCGCATCAACCCATGACCGCATCTGCCGAAGGCTTATCAACCTCCGACTCGTCCCTTGACTCCAATGAGTCTGATTTTTAA
- the secD gene encoding protein translocase subunit SecD, which yields MQKQRSLLLLILVLVIAAVTVLVQDPIRLGLDLQGGAQLTIQLRPSEDIPEITVRETEAVLSVVRNRVDALGVSEPLVQTIGTDQILVQLPGVSDPAQAERVLGGTAQLDFREETRNPEVNAQLEVRQQELQQLLLDQVVASQSASEEEKQLLEAKVKEKQAQVDELIDQLFQRTGLTGKNLKNADPQPTNQSGSWGVGIRFDAEGGKLFAELTKNIAGTGRRLGIFLDDRLLSAPVVDAQYAETGISGGAAEISGNFTVETANDLAVQLRGGALPVPVEIVENRTVGATLGRDSIQSSIYAGVVGLLLVLVFMVVYYRLPGLIADIALMIYALLTLASFALLEVTLTLPGIAGFILSIGMAVDANVLIFERTREELRAGKSLYRSVESGFYRAFSSILDSNVTTLIACGALFWLGAGLVKGFALTLAIGVAVSMFTAITCSRTLMFTAITFNELRKPELFCPNLSSVTKYEAEMQ from the coding sequence ATGCAAAAGCAGCGTTCTTTATTACTGTTAATTTTGGTTCTGGTCATCGCTGCTGTGACGGTGCTGGTACAAGATCCCATCCGGTTGGGATTGGATCTCCAAGGGGGTGCCCAGCTAACTATCCAGTTGCGACCTTCCGAAGATATCCCCGAAATTACCGTCAGAGAAACCGAAGCGGTTCTCAGTGTCGTGAGAAACCGGGTAGATGCTTTGGGTGTTTCCGAACCCCTCGTGCAAACTATCGGCACGGATCAAATCTTGGTGCAGTTGCCTGGAGTCAGCGATCCCGCCCAAGCGGAACGGGTACTCGGTGGTACTGCCCAGCTAGACTTTCGTGAGGAAACTCGCAATCCTGAAGTCAACGCTCAACTTGAGGTCAGACAGCAAGAGTTACAGCAATTATTGCTAGACCAGGTTGTAGCGAGTCAGAGTGCTTCGGAGGAGGAAAAGCAACTCTTAGAAGCAAAAGTTAAAGAAAAGCAAGCACAGGTTGATGAGTTAATCGATCAACTGTTTCAACGCACAGGTCTAACCGGGAAAAACCTGAAAAATGCCGATCCACAACCAACGAATCAGTCGGGTAGTTGGGGTGTTGGCATTCGGTTTGATGCGGAAGGTGGCAAGCTGTTTGCGGAACTGACCAAAAATATCGCGGGAACAGGTAGGCGCCTGGGCATTTTCCTAGACGATCGCCTCCTGAGTGCCCCCGTGGTTGATGCCCAATACGCAGAAACCGGGATTTCCGGGGGGGCAGCGGAAATTAGCGGTAATTTTACCGTGGAAACGGCCAATGACCTAGCGGTGCAGTTGCGCGGTGGGGCTTTACCCGTGCCGGTGGAAATTGTCGAAAACCGGACCGTGGGCGCAACCCTGGGTCGAGATAGTATCCAAAGCAGTATTTATGCTGGTGTGGTTGGCTTGTTGTTGGTCTTGGTTTTTATGGTGGTTTATTATCGCCTGCCTGGGTTAATTGCCGATATCGCTTTGATGATTTATGCCCTGCTGACTTTGGCCAGTTTTGCTTTACTCGAAGTCACCCTGACCTTACCGGGAATTGCGGGATTTATCCTCAGTATTGGCATGGCGGTGGATGCGAATGTGCTGATTTTTGAGCGGACTAGAGAAGAATTGCGAGCCGGTAAAAGCTTGTATCGTTCGGTAGAGTCTGGATTCTACCGCGCTTTTTCTAGTATTTTGGATAGCAATGTGACCACCCTGATTGCCTGCGGGGCACTATTTTGGTTAGGGGCAGGTTTGGTGAAAGGTTTTGCGTTGACTCTCGCGATCGGGGTGGCGGTGAGTATGTTTACGGCCATTACTTGCAGTCGTACCCTGATGTTTACGGCCATTACCTTTAATGAATTACGCAAACCAGAATTGTTCTGCCCGAACTTGTCCTCTGTAACAAAATATGAAGCCGAGATGCAGTGA
- a CDS encoding alpha-ketoacid dehydrogenase subunit beta: MAETLFFNALREAIDEEMARDPSVYVLGEDVGHYGGSYKVTKDLYKKYGDLRVLDTPIAENSFTGMAVGSALTGLRPIVEGMNMGFLLLAFNQIANNAGMLRYTSGGNYKIPMVIRGPGGVGRQLGAEHSQRLEAYFQAVPGLKIVACSTPYNGKGLLKSAIRDDNPVLFFEHVLLYNLKEKLPTEEYLLPLDKAEMVHKGADVTILTYSRMRHHVMQAVPTLIKEGIQPEVIDLISLKPLDMETIGNSIRKTHRVIIVEECMKTGGIAAELIASINDHFFDELDAPVVRLSSVDVPTPYNGTLERLTIVQPPQIVEAVRKMVGLQV; encoded by the coding sequence ATGGCAGAAACGCTCTTTTTTAACGCACTTCGGGAAGCTATTGATGAAGAAATGGCTCGTGACCCCTCAGTGTATGTTCTCGGTGAAGATGTGGGTCACTACGGTGGCTCCTACAAAGTGACGAAAGACCTCTACAAAAAATATGGCGATCTGCGAGTGCTGGACACGCCGATCGCGGAAAATAGTTTTACAGGGATGGCAGTAGGATCCGCCCTCACAGGGTTGCGTCCCATAGTAGAAGGCATGAACATGGGCTTTTTACTGCTGGCATTTAACCAAATTGCCAACAACGCGGGGATGTTACGCTACACTTCCGGTGGAAACTATAAAATTCCGATGGTGATTCGTGGCCCAGGTGGAGTCGGCAGACAGTTGGGGGCAGAACATTCCCAGCGTCTTGAGGCGTATTTCCAAGCGGTGCCCGGTCTAAAAATTGTGGCTTGTTCGACCCCTTACAATGGCAAAGGGTTACTGAAAAGTGCCATCCGTGATGATAACCCCGTCCTATTCTTTGAGCACGTGCTGCTTTACAACCTAAAAGAAAAGCTGCCAACGGAAGAATATCTGCTACCTCTGGATAAAGCAGAAATGGTTCATAAAGGGGCTGATGTGACAATTTTGACCTACTCTCGGATGCGTCATCATGTCATGCAAGCGGTGCCAACGCTGATTAAAGAAGGAATACAACCAGAAGTTATCGATCTAATTTCTTTGAAGCCTTTGGACATGGAAACCATTGGCAACTCGATCCGCAAAACCCATCGGGTGATTATTGTGGAAGAGTGCATGAAAACTGGAGGCATTGCCGCCGAATTAATTGCATCCATTAACGATCACTTTTTTGATGAGTTAGATGCCCCAGTGGTGCGGTTGTCCTCTGTGGACGTGCCGACTCCTTATAATGGCACTCTGGAAAGACTGACCATCGTGCAACCCCCGCAAATTGTTGAAGCTGTTAGAAAAATGGTTGGTTTGCAGGTTTAA
- a CDS encoding S-adenosyl-l-methionine hydroxide adenosyltransferase family protein: protein MQYLSLITLLTDFGQSDVYVGVMKGAIANINPHIQVIDLTHDIPPQDVAAGRFCLMSAYPYFPKGTVHVAVVDPGVGSRRRAIALQLDRGFLVGPDNGLFSGLSISTVLAAVELTNPEYWRTPEPSATFHGRDIFAPVGAHLASGVPIAHLGKTIDPATLVQLAIAPYTHTPEEIIGCIQYCDRFGNLVTNIPGELIPGKNWTVSINDVTMKSGNTYSDVPPGSAIALVGSHGWVEIAVNGGSAAIKLNLKVGATVKIIYSYLN, encoded by the coding sequence ATGCAATATTTATCTTTAATCACCCTTTTAACGGATTTTGGTCAGAGTGATGTTTATGTTGGGGTGATGAAGGGGGCGATCGCCAACATTAATCCCCACATTCAGGTGATTGACCTAACTCACGATATCCCTCCGCAAGATGTGGCAGCGGGTCGGTTTTGTCTGATGAGTGCTTATCCTTATTTTCCCAAAGGGACTGTCCATGTGGCGGTGGTGGATCCAGGGGTGGGCAGTCGGCGACGAGCGATCGCCCTTCAATTAGATCGCGGCTTTCTGGTTGGGCCAGATAACGGGTTATTCAGTGGGCTGAGTATTTCGACGGTTTTAGCGGCGGTGGAATTGACTAACCCAGAATATTGGCGCACCCCTGAACCGAGTGCAACGTTTCACGGTCGAGATATTTTTGCCCCAGTGGGCGCTCATTTAGCCTCTGGGGTGCCGATCGCCCACCTGGGAAAAACTATCGATCCAGCCACTCTCGTGCAATTAGCGATCGCCCCTTATACTCACACCCCCGAAGAAATTATCGGCTGTATTCAATATTGCGATCGCTTTGGCAACCTAGTCACAAATATTCCCGGTGAGTTAATCCCAGGAAAAAATTGGACTGTTTCTATCAATGATGTCACCATGAAATCCGGTAATACCTATAGTGATGTTCCCCCTGGAAGTGCGATCGCCTTAGTGGGCAGTCATGGCTGGGTGGAAATTGCCGTAAATGGTGGCAGTGCGGCCATCAAACTTAACTTAAAAGTCGGCGCAACCGTGAAAATAATTTATAGTTATTTAAATTAA
- a CDS encoding DUF2301 domain-containing membrane protein, translating to MTNHNKFLAEPEIYQGQFGEFTITPGDRLGVKIYRSGLMVAAVCFAISTTLVVWPYTTEGFTNLLTPLYACFCLGLGVSLVMIHIYLAILHRLLQVFWLIGAGTAVWICLTSSDPLAIAVYNDPIALFGIGPTFAALTGIYFKEAFCFNRLETKILTPLVPVLILGHLLGWLSPYSEKLMVVIWAILFLVFAIRKLFQNIPDDIGDKSVFAYLKNKPSVQA from the coding sequence ATGACGAACCATAACAAGTTCCTGGCTGAACCTGAAATTTACCAAGGACAGTTTGGTGAATTTACGATTACACCAGGCGATCGCCTGGGGGTGAAAATCTACCGCAGTGGCTTGATGGTGGCAGCAGTTTGTTTTGCCATTAGTACCACATTGGTGGTATGGCCTTACACCACAGAGGGCTTTACGAATCTACTGACCCCTCTTTATGCTTGCTTTTGCCTAGGTTTAGGGGTGAGTTTGGTGATGATCCATATCTACCTTGCCATCCTACACCGTCTGTTGCAAGTATTTTGGTTGATCGGTGCCGGGACAGCGGTGTGGATCTGTTTAACCAGTAGTGACCCCTTGGCGATCGCAGTTTACAACGATCCGATCGCATTATTCGGCATTGGACCGACCTTTGCCGCGTTGACCGGGATCTATTTTAAAGAAGCCTTTTGTTTTAATCGCCTAGAAACCAAAATACTAACCCCTTTAGTCCCAGTGTTAATCTTAGGACATTTGCTTGGTTGGCTATCACCCTACTCAGAAAAACTCATGGTGGTAATTTGGGCGATCCTCTTTCTGGTTTTTGCCATCCGCAAATTGTTTCAAAACATTCCTGATGATATTGGGGATAAAAGTGTGTTTGCTTATTTGAAAAATAAGCCTTCGGTGCAAGCTTAA
- a CDS encoding glycosyltransferase family 2 protein, which yields MSLLPQKISLLCPTRQRPSQALRLILTVLETAQIPQRVEVLFYLDADDPTREDYVKQFQNQALALKTLSRCLFVVGDPIGISKGWNELAQQSQGDLLIMAADDQIYNTPGWDTRLDQEVQKYRDRIFCMWFNEGHWGAKLCTFPIVSRQWYSTLGYFTTGMFECLYDDLWITDLAKRVNRLHYIPDILTEHFHWSYGKSAIDPTYQRKQVDPQGQLKPAVKRDMDLFLRTGHYREADARKLAAVMEGKVELNDGLALIQKPSILPGI from the coding sequence ATGTCACTTTTGCCGCAAAAAATATCCTTGCTATGTCCCACCAGGCAAAGACCCAGCCAAGCCCTACGCTTAATTTTAACGGTATTAGAAACAGCCCAAATTCCCCAAAGAGTCGAAGTTTTGTTTTACCTAGATGCGGATGACCCCACCAGAGAAGACTATGTAAAACAATTTCAGAATCAAGCTTTGGCTTTAAAAACATTAAGCCGTTGTTTATTTGTAGTTGGCGATCCGATTGGGATTTCTAAGGGTTGGAATGAATTAGCCCAACAGTCTCAAGGAGATTTATTAATTATGGCGGCGGACGATCAAATTTATAATACCCCTGGCTGGGATACTCGCTTGGACCAAGAAGTACAAAAATATCGCGATCGCATTTTTTGTATGTGGTTTAACGAGGGACATTGGGGGGCCAAACTTTGTACATTTCCCATTGTCAGCCGTCAATGGTATTCAACCCTCGGCTACTTTACCACGGGAATGTTTGAATGTTTATATGATGACTTATGGATTACAGATTTAGCCAAACGAGTCAATCGCCTGCATTACATCCCCGATATTTTAACGGAACATTTCCACTGGAGTTATGGCAAATCCGCAATAGATCCCACCTATCAACGCAAACAAGTAGACCCCCAAGGACAATTAAAACCGGCGGTTAAACGGGACATGGACTTATTTTTAAGAACCGGACATTATCGGGAAGCGGATGCCCGAAAATTAGCCGCCGTCATGGAAGGGAAAGTGGAACTTAATGATGGTTTAGCATTAATACAAAAACCCAGTATTTTGCCGGGGATTTAG
- a CDS encoding PEP-CTERM sorting domain-containing protein, producing MKNLFATAIGTSVLTAGILSMSALGASAATLIGTYDGNDTGAQGTGITNLDSILGPAWTLAGKSDEGLGTFSSGGEGSLTGTWLTGLSGAGAFSVKAADGYLLFETDDISTINWSTLGLLNKGGQQPGLSHLSVYQKEVPEPLTLLGSGLALGFGGYFQKKRNAKKSAQ from the coding sequence ATGAAAAACTTATTTGCAACGGCGATCGGCACCTCTGTATTAACCGCTGGTATCCTGTCCATGTCCGCTCTCGGTGCTTCTGCTGCTACTTTGATTGGTACTTACGACGGCAACGATACAGGTGCTCAAGGTACAGGTATCACGAACCTGGATTCTATCCTTGGTCCCGCTTGGACTCTCGCGGGCAAATCCGATGAAGGGCTTGGCACCTTCTCTTCAGGTGGTGAGGGTAGCCTAACTGGTACATGGTTAACTGGGTTGAGTGGTGCAGGTGCTTTCTCTGTCAAGGCTGCCGATGGTTATCTCCTGTTTGAAACCGATGACATTTCCACAATTAATTGGTCTACCCTGGGTCTGCTGAACAAAGGCGGACAGCAACCCGGACTGTCTCACCTGAGTGTGTACCAAAAAGAAGTTCCTGAACCTCTGACCTTGTTGGGTTCTGGTTTAGCCCTGGGATTTGGTGGTTACTTCCAGAAGAAGCGTAACGCCAAGAAATCTGCCCAGTAA
- a CDS encoding PEP-CTERM sorting domain-containing protein has protein sequence MKFTTLLTGTLVSTGIVLSAVATPAFAGKPADVGGGKPDGAAVLGQCVDAIATFGASGCLGQLSGNDDGVGLENTLKTLATEWGGTWTKADKWDADNKTNESGILTLTGGTTSGTFNFSGITGPFALGVKASDAYNLFYFDSAAQATKQWTTLGLINNGGNTPGLSHLTLYTGGLQKEVPEPLTLLGSGLALGFGGMFQKKRNAKKSAK, from the coding sequence ATGAAATTTACCACTTTACTCACCGGCACTCTCGTTTCCACTGGTATCGTTCTCAGCGCAGTCGCTACACCAGCTTTCGCTGGGAAGCCTGCTGATGTTGGTGGTGGCAAACCCGATGGCGCAGCAGTTCTTGGACAGTGTGTAGATGCGATCGCCACTTTTGGTGCTAGTGGCTGTCTGGGTCAATTATCTGGTAACGATGATGGCGTCGGTCTGGAAAATACATTGAAGACATTGGCGACTGAATGGGGTGGCACCTGGACAAAAGCAGATAAATGGGACGCTGACAACAAGACGAATGAGAGCGGAATACTTACCCTGACTGGCGGCACTACTTCTGGAACATTTAATTTCTCAGGAATCACTGGACCGTTTGCCCTGGGAGTGAAAGCCTCCGACGCTTACAACCTGTTCTACTTTGACAGTGCAGCACAAGCTACTAAACAGTGGACAACCTTGGGTCTGATCAACAATGGTGGCAATACTCCTGGTCTGTCTCACTTGACCCTCTACACTGGTGGTCTTCAAAAAGAAGTTCCCGAACCTCTGACCTTGTTGGGTTCTGGTTTAGCCCTGGGATTTGGTGGAATGTTCCAGAAGAAGCGGAATGCTAAGAAATCTGCTAAGTAA
- a CDS encoding alpha/beta hydrolase, which translates to MGKILPTLHELQGTKMTEIASITVGAEGIADMKPSIESDGTGMKGWQSRLFNRSILFKSVLWAGVMLSSHLSMAPVWAAERLTVRIGPIERSIQVSHLEKFVETGKLSDDLELFEPLLGETLREALGSRLDIDPNIADTIFDDLLATPAGDRLLKALMLALPENTVEEIKAALKLAIESVNGLSLIGIFKAFPAENITVDLTGAIAVATRLNTPYWETQILSSLLKKELTVETSDILPNFDPAAVGSFSPQQQTLSFVDRDRQRAIAVDIYWGTQTLLLERNRPPANDYPLVVMSHGFGSDRTFLTYLARHLASHGITVVSLEHPGSNREWLTNLPTTINPSQLLPANELIDRPLDVTFLLNELEKLNQNQRGANSAQPLPAFNTNKVVAIGHSLGGYTVLALAGAEINFEDLQKYCQRRQVVGRAPADWLQCAPVAEKLPKGPKKRNLGDRRVVGAIGLNPVIGQIFGEKGLKEVNTPTLLLAGTNDPWTPAVTHQLRPFLDLPQPKYLVTAIDGTHYSATDPDSPNPIKNDSIFENEISETESASERQLVRGITLAFIQQQTSEAKTYKPFLSATYAQSLSTDGLPLRLNTEIPSRLALWLKNREEVIGNIP; encoded by the coding sequence GTGGGCAAGATTTTGCCCACCCTACATGAATTGCAAGGAACTAAGATGACGGAGATAGCTTCGATCACTGTAGGCGCTGAAGGGATAGCCGATATGAAACCGAGCATAGAATCTGATGGGACTGGGATGAAGGGATGGCAGTCTCGACTATTTAATCGATCCATTTTATTTAAATCTGTATTATGGGCGGGGGTTATGCTCTCCTCTCATTTGAGTATGGCCCCAGTTTGGGCAGCAGAACGTTTGACCGTGCGGATCGGGCCAATTGAACGGTCGATCCAGGTGTCACATTTGGAAAAATTTGTGGAAACCGGCAAACTTTCCGACGATCTAGAACTGTTTGAACCATTGCTGGGTGAGACTTTGCGAGAAGCTTTGGGCAGTCGCTTGGACATTGACCCGAATATTGCGGATACGATTTTTGATGACCTGTTGGCGACTCCTGCTGGCGATCGCCTCTTGAAAGCTTTGATGCTGGCTTTGCCGGAAAATACCGTTGAGGAAATTAAAGCAGCGTTGAAACTAGCAATTGAAAGTGTCAATGGCTTAAGTCTGATCGGCATTTTCAAGGCATTTCCCGCTGAAAATATTACCGTAGATTTAACCGGGGCGATCGCTGTAGCCACTCGCTTAAATACTCCTTATTGGGAAACCCAAATTTTGAGTTCTTTGCTGAAAAAAGAACTCACCGTAGAAACCTCGGATATTTTGCCTAATTTCGATCCAGCGGCGGTGGGTAGCTTTAGCCCACAACAGCAAACTCTGAGTTTTGTCGATCGCGATCGCCAACGTGCGATCGCCGTGGATATTTACTGGGGAACCCAAACCTTATTATTAGAGAGAAACCGCCCACCAGCCAACGACTACCCCTTAGTAGTCATGTCTCACGGCTTTGGCAGCGATCGCACCTTCTTAACTTACTTAGCCCGTCACTTAGCCAGTCATGGCATCACCGTAGTCAGCTTAGAACACCCAGGCAGTAACCGGGAATGGTTAACGAATTTACCGACCACCATTAACCCCAGTCAACTTTTGCCTGCCAATGAACTAATCGATCGCCCCTTAGACGTAACTTTTCTCTTAAACGAATTAGAAAAATTAAACCAAAATCAACGGGGAGCAAATTCTGCCCAACCGTTGCCAGCTTTTAATACTAATAAAGTAGTCGCGATCGGACATTCTTTGGGCGGCTATACCGTATTAGCCCTAGCTGGGGCAGAAATCAACTTTGAAGACTTACAGAAATATTGCCAACGTCGGCAGGTGGTCGGTAGAGCCCCAGCGGACTGGCTACAATGTGCGCCCGTGGCCGAGAAGTTGCCCAAAGGCCCGAAAAAAAGAAACTTAGGCGATCGGCGGGTTGTCGGTGCGATCGGGCTTAACCCGGTAATTGGGCAGATTTTTGGGGAAAAAGGACTGAAAGAAGTCAACACCCCCACCTTACTCTTAGCAGGCACCAACGATCCTTGGACACCGGCAGTCACCCATCAATTGCGACCCTTTTTAGACTTGCCCCAACCCAAATATCTGGTGACGGCGATCGATGGAACCCACTACAGCGCCACGGATCCAGACAGCCCCAACCCGATCAAAAACGACAGTATCTTTGAAAACGAAATCAGCGAAACTGAAAGCGCATCCGAACGGCAGCTAGTCCGGGGAATTACCCTTGCCTTTATCCAGCAGCAGACCTCCGAAGCCAAAACCTACAAACCCTTTCTCAGCGCCACTTATGCCCAATCACTCTCTACCGACGGCTTGCCCTTGCGCTTAAACACGGAAATACCCTCTCGGTTAGCACTTTGGCTGAAAAATCGGGAAGAAGTGATTGGGAATATTCCTTAG
- a CDS encoding DNA-processing protein DprA, with the protein MKQHLKHSAPPILYGVGNQALLNSGGLAIVSSREVDPTGLDYTQKVAQISAHQGIQLVSGGAKGVDRAAMLAAVETGGTTVGMLAHPLSKEAVSSAYRSAIQDGRLTLVSAYDPNAGFNVGNAMGHDMTPSSSDQSLIR; encoded by the coding sequence TTGAAACAACATTTAAAGCATTCAGCCCCACCGATTTTATACGGAGTCGGCAATCAAGCATTGTTGAACAGCGGCGGGTTAGCGATCGTTAGTTCTCGTGAGGTGGATCCAACTGGGCTGGATTACACCCAGAAAGTAGCGCAAATTTCCGCTCATCAAGGCATTCAGTTGGTTTCCGGGGGAGCCAAAGGGGTCGATCGCGCGGCGATGTTGGCAGCGGTGGAAACTGGGGGCACGACGGTGGGAATGTTGGCTCATCCCTTGAGCAAAGAAGCGGTCTCTTCGGCTTATCGTTCAGCAATTCAAGACGGACGATTGACTCTGGTTTCTGCTTACGACCCAAATGCGGGCTTCAATGTTGGCAATGCTATGGGACATGACATGACACCATCATCGTCAGATCAGAGTTTGATCAGATAG